The following proteins are encoded in a genomic region of Drosophila willistoni isolate 14030-0811.24 chromosome 3R, UCI_dwil_1.1, whole genome shotgun sequence:
- the LOC6646979 gene encoding microtubule-associated protein Jupiter isoform X5, with translation MISNMDMADNKPSSKVLRPPGGGSSDIFGADMPATPRTVKNRMISNIFSADKDGAIKNNGETPRRGQKSVDSHSRLFGEPSRPITPGKNHMKSSIPFGQNSEAAAAQKLLTNGNTNSTTNGHYNGKSGSVSSASSSVSSSTENLKINSGSRSVFRNMSKGNPVTGEGYKSGGSDSAQTPTMNGANQVINKNRVPPGGYSSGLW, from the exons GGTTTTGAGGCCACCAGGCGGCGGCTCAAGCGATATTTTTGGCGCTGATATGCCGGCAACTCCAAGGACTGTTAAGAATCGCATGATTTCAAATATATTCTCAGCCGATAAGGATGGCGCTATTAAAAATAACG GCGAAACACCAAGACGCGGTCAAAAGAGTGTGGACTCGCACTCTCGTCTCTTTGGCGAGCCATCACGTCCAATTACACCTGGCAAGAATCACATGAAGAGCAGCATTCCCTTTGGGCAGAATTCAGAGGCAGCCGCTGCACAAAAATTGCTAACCAATGGCAATACCAACAGCACCACCAATGGTCATTATAATGGCAAGAGCGGTTCAGTATCATCGGCCTCATCGTCGGTATCATCATCGACTGAGAATCTCAAAATTAACAGTGGATCCAGATCAG TCTTCCGCAACATGAGCA AGGGAAATCCCGTTACTGGCGAGGGCTATAAGTCAGGTGGCTCAGACTCGGCTCAGACCCCGACCATGAATGGAGCCAATCAAGTGATCAACAAGAATCGTGTACCACCAGGTGGCTATTCTTCTGGCCTTTGGTAA
- the LOC6646979 gene encoding microtubule-associated protein Jupiter isoform X2, with protein MISNMDMADNKPSSKVLRPPGGGSSDIFGADMPATPRTVKNRMISNIFSADKDGAIKNNGETPRRGQKSVDSHSRLFGEPSRPITPGKNHMKSSIPFGQNSEAAAAQKLLTNGNTNSTTNGHYNGKSGSVSSASSSVSSSTENLKINSGSRSVFRNMSTAGADKMNKMDDPDCASLISQGNSGFADPVAQGGDTASIDMPCKSNDVGSLHGDNQSHTESGRYGYSSQSRRTAGTSPLNPYSLDKINSASAAFKEPLGPCSDYIKDPQHVPCIKIHAKDEHRNPITGLGLNGDGVGGLKPKKMKIREGNPVTGEGYKSGGSDSAQTPTMNGANQVINKNRVPPGGYSSGLW; from the exons GGTTTTGAGGCCACCAGGCGGCGGCTCAAGCGATATTTTTGGCGCTGATATGCCGGCAACTCCAAGGACTGTTAAGAATCGCATGATTTCAAATATATTCTCAGCCGATAAGGATGGCGCTATTAAAAATAACG GCGAAACACCAAGACGCGGTCAAAAGAGTGTGGACTCGCACTCTCGTCTCTTTGGCGAGCCATCACGTCCAATTACACCTGGCAAGAATCACATGAAGAGCAGCATTCCCTTTGGGCAGAATTCAGAGGCAGCCGCTGCACAAAAATTGCTAACCAATGGCAATACCAACAGCACCACCAATGGTCATTATAATGGCAAGAGCGGTTCAGTATCATCGGCCTCATCGTCGGTATCATCATCGACTGAGAATCTCAAAATTAACAGTGGATCCAGATCAG TCTTCCGCAACATGAGCA CAGCGGGAGCTgataaaatgaataaaatggATGATCCTGATTGCGCAAGCTTGATATCACAAGGAAATAGTGGTTTTGCTGATCCTGTGGCACAAGGCGGCGATACTGCATCCATTGATATGCCATGCAAGAGCAATGATGTCGGTAGTCTCCATGGCGATAATCAGTCCCATACCGAATCTGGCCGTTATGGCTACTCTAGCCAATCACGCCGTACAGCTGGCACCAGTCCCCTTAATCCCTATTCCCTAGATAAGATTAACTCGGCCTCGGCTGCCTTTAAGGAGCCATTGGGTCCATGCTCGGACTATATTAAAGATCCACAGCATGTGCCATGCATTAAGATTCATGCCAAGGATGAGCATCGCAATCCCATTACCGGTCTGGGCCTTAATGGGGATGGTGTTGGCGGTTTGAAGCCAAAGAAGATGAAGATTCGAG AGGGAAATCCCGTTACTGGCGAGGGCTATAAGTCAGGTGGCTCAGACTCGGCTCAGACCCCGACCATGAATGGAGCCAATCAAGTGATCAACAAGAATCGTGTACCACCAGGTGGCTATTCTTCTGGCCTTTGGTAA
- the LOC6647789 gene encoding proline-rich extensin-like protein EPR1 yields the protein MKISSLFVVCVASLVVTATGRPEPPSPYAYHGLPQQQSQRALPLNAHPAPPQIYQALPQEQSFANFGQPQPQMTYLPPVQQQHMPQELIEPVAPSSEPLNAYDDSYNMAHRLSGVQHASGYNNAPMETKVHKHIYVHVPPKDFEEEDAVQPRVHHQQGPKQKHYKIVFIKAPSAPALRPPVVPPPPQNEEKTLIYVLHKKPELEQDIVIPTPAPTKPSKPEVYFIKYKTKKEEAPVYGPPPSDMEPRNQPNAEEYAALPEINEALPSTTLAPEPQPEQPSAIYGPPTAAAYTGEEVQTTLAAAPANQYLPPASTVPAALTIEDPSMAPIIVEEQQPQQIEQLRQLSAPAPAPTVAHVPAANYGPPNRFFLKTVK from the exons ATGAAAATTTCCTCGCTGTTTGTTGTCTGCGTGGCATCGCTCGTGGTCACTGCCACGGGTCGTCCGGAGCCGCCATCGCCTTATGCCTATCACGGATTACCCCAGCAGCAAAGCCAGCGGGCCCTGCCCCTGAACG CTCATCCCGCCCCACCACAAATCTATCAGGCTCTGCCGCAAGAGCAGTCGTTTGCCAACTTTGGCCAACCACAGCCACAGATGACATATCTGCCTCCTGTACAACAGCAGCATATGCCCCAGGAGTTGATTGAGCCCGTGGCTCCTTCGTCTGAGCCACTAAATGCCTACGATGATAGCTACAACATGGCCCATCGCCTGTCGGGTGTACAACATGCCAGTGGATATAACAATGCCCCCATGGAGACAAAGGTGCACAAACACATCTATGTACATGTGCCGCCCAAGGATTTCGAGGAGGAAGACGCTGTCCAGCCACGTGTGCATCACCAGCAGGGACCCAAGCAAAAGCACTATAAGATTGTGTTCATCAAGGCGCCATCGGCTCCAGCTCTGCGTCCTCCAGTTgtgccaccaccaccacagaACGAGGAGAAGACCCTCATCTATGTGCTGCACAAGAAACCAGAGTTGGAACAGGACATTGTTATACCCACTCCAGCACCCACTAAACCATCCAAGCCCGAGGTTTACTTTATCAAGTACAAGACCAAGAAGGAGGAGGCCCCCGTCTACGGTCCCCCACCTTCCGATATGGAACCTCGTAATCAGCCAAATGCTGAGGAATACGCTGCTCTGCCCGAAATCAACGAGGCATTGCCCTCCACAACTCTAGCCCCCGAACCCCAGCCAGAGCAACCATCGGCCATCTATGGTCCACCCACAGCTGCTGCTTACACTGGCGAAGAAGTGCAAACCACTTTGGCAGCTGCTCCAGCCAACCAGTATTTGCCTCCTGCCTCCACAGTGCCTGCAGCTTTAACCATCGAGGATCCTTCCATGGCACCCATCATTGTTGAGGAACAGCAGCCACAGCAGATCGAACAGTTGCGTCAGCTCTCGGCTCCGGCTCCAGCTCCAACGGTTGCCCATGTTCCTGCCGCCAATTATGGCCCACCCAATCGTTTCTTCCTCAAGACAGTGAAGTAA
- the LOC6646979 gene encoding microtubule-associated protein Jupiter isoform X4: MISNMDMADNKPSSKVLRPPGGGSSDIFGADMPATPRTVKNRMISNIFSADKDGAIKNNVRQGAHRFYFIGETPRRGQKSVDSHSRLFGEPSRPITPGKNHMKSSIPFGQNSEAAAAQKLLTNGNTNSTTNGHYNGKSGSVSSASSSVSSSTENLKINSGSRSEGNPVTGEGYKSGGSDSAQTPTMNGANQVINKNRVPPGGYSSGLW; encoded by the exons GGTTTTGAGGCCACCAGGCGGCGGCTCAAGCGATATTTTTGGCGCTGATATGCCGGCAACTCCAAGGACTGTTAAGAATCGCATGATTTCAAATATATTCTCAGCCGATAAGGATGGCGCTATTAAAAATAACG TACGACAAGGAGCTCACAGATTCTATTTCAttg GCGAAACACCAAGACGCGGTCAAAAGAGTGTGGACTCGCACTCTCGTCTCTTTGGCGAGCCATCACGTCCAATTACACCTGGCAAGAATCACATGAAGAGCAGCATTCCCTTTGGGCAGAATTCAGAGGCAGCCGCTGCACAAAAATTGCTAACCAATGGCAATACCAACAGCACCACCAATGGTCATTATAATGGCAAGAGCGGTTCAGTATCATCGGCCTCATCGTCGGTATCATCATCGACTGAGAATCTCAAAATTAACAGTGGATCCAGATCAG AGGGAAATCCCGTTACTGGCGAGGGCTATAAGTCAGGTGGCTCAGACTCGGCTCAGACCCCGACCATGAATGGAGCCAATCAAGTGATCAACAAGAATCGTGTACCACCAGGTGGCTATTCTTCTGGCCTTTGGTAA
- the LOC6646979 gene encoding microtubule-associated protein Jupiter isoform X7: MSTAGADKMNKMDDPDCASLISQGNSGFADPVAQGGDTASIDMPCKSNDVGSLHGDNQSHTESGRYGYSSQSRRTAGTSPLNPYSLDKINSASAAFKEPLGPCSDYIKDPQHVPCIKIHAKDEHRNPITGLGLNGDGVGGLKPKKMKIREGNPVTGEGYKSGGSDSAQTPTMNGANQVINKNRVPPGGYSSGLW, translated from the exons ATGAGCA CAGCGGGAGCTgataaaatgaataaaatggATGATCCTGATTGCGCAAGCTTGATATCACAAGGAAATAGTGGTTTTGCTGATCCTGTGGCACAAGGCGGCGATACTGCATCCATTGATATGCCATGCAAGAGCAATGATGTCGGTAGTCTCCATGGCGATAATCAGTCCCATACCGAATCTGGCCGTTATGGCTACTCTAGCCAATCACGCCGTACAGCTGGCACCAGTCCCCTTAATCCCTATTCCCTAGATAAGATTAACTCGGCCTCGGCTGCCTTTAAGGAGCCATTGGGTCCATGCTCGGACTATATTAAAGATCCACAGCATGTGCCATGCATTAAGATTCATGCCAAGGATGAGCATCGCAATCCCATTACCGGTCTGGGCCTTAATGGGGATGGTGTTGGCGGTTTGAAGCCAAAGAAGATGAAGATTCGAG AGGGAAATCCCGTTACTGGCGAGGGCTATAAGTCAGGTGGCTCAGACTCGGCTCAGACCCCGACCATGAATGGAGCCAATCAAGTGATCAACAAGAATCGTGTACCACCAGGTGGCTATTCTTCTGGCCTTTGGTAA
- the LOC6646977 gene encoding aldehyde dehydrogenase X, mitochondrial: MTADPSAQPKYTKLFINNEFVDAVSGKTFATLNPATGKEIIKVSEGDKADVDLAVEAAKKAFHRNSAWRKLSPLQRTNLMNKLCVLMERDKKFLASLETQDNGKPFAEALFDVTYSILTLQYYAGWTDKFFGDTIPAGGFISMTRKEPIGVVGQIIPWNYPLLMLAWKWGPALAVGCTIVMKPAEQTPLTALHMAALAKEAGFPAGVINVINGFGPTAGAAISEHPQIAKVAFTGSVDIGRIVMEAAAKSNLKRVSLELGGKSPVVVFDDADIDYAVETTHEALFSNHGQSCCAGSRTYVHEKIYDKFVEKAAAKAKARKVGNPFEENIQQGPQIDDEMLNKVLGYIESGKQQGAKLQAGGKRIGNVGYFIEPTVFSDVKDDMKIAQEEIFGPVQSIFKFSTLDEMIDRANNVQYGLAAGIITNDINKAMKFANSVDAGSVWINCYDAVLPQTPFGGYKHSGIGRELGKDGLDNYLETKTITMKLV, translated from the exons ATGACTGCCGATCCCAGTGCCCAGCCCAAATATACCAAA CTTTTTATCAACAATGAATTCGTTGATGCCGTCTCGGGAAAGACCTTTGCCACTCTCAATCCGGCCACTGGAAAGGAAATCATTAAAGTGTCTGAAGGAGACAAG GCCGATGTCGATCTAGCTGTGGAGGCTGCCAAAAAGGCATTCCATCGCAATTCCGCCTGGCGCAAGTTAAGTCCATTGCAACGTACCAATCTTATGAACAA ACTCTGCGTGCTAATGGAGCGTGATAAGAAATTTTTGGCCAGTTTGGAAACTCAAGATAATGGCAAACCATTTGCCGAGGCTCTGTTCGATGTCACCTATTCCATTTTGACGCTGCAATACTATGCCGGATGGACTGATAAGTTCTTTGGCGATACCATTCCTGCTGGTGGTTTCATCTCTATGACCCGCAAAGAACCAATAGGAGTTGTGGGACAGATTATACCCTGGAATTATCCTCTGCTTATGCTGGCCTGGAAATGGGGACCTGCATTGGCCGTCGGGTGCACTATTGTGATGAAGCCAGCAGAGCAGACCCCACTGACTGCTCTGCATATGGCCGCCTTGGCCAAGGAAGCTGGTTTTCCTGCTGGTGTAATCAATGTGATCAATGGATTTGGTCCTACAGCTGGTGCTGCCATCAGTGAACATCCCCAGATAGCCAAAGTGGCATTCACTGGCTCTGTGGACATTGGACGCATTGTTATGGAGGCGGCTGCCAAATCGAATTTGAAACGTGTGTCCTTGGAACTGGGCGGCAAGAGTCCTGTTGTCGTCTTCGATGATGCTGACA TTGACTACGCTGTGGAAACCACTCACGAGGCCCTGTTCTCCAATCATGGACAGAGCTGTTGTGCCGGCAGTCGCACTTATGTTCATGAGAAGATCTACGACAAGTTTGTGGAGAAGGCAGCAGCCAAGGCCAAGGCCCGTAAAGTGGGAAATCCGTTTGAGGAGAATATTCAGCAGGGACCACAGATCGATGATGAGATGCTAAACAAAGTTTTGGGCTACATTGAGAGTGGCAAGCAACAGGGTGCCAAACTGCAGGCAGGTGGCAAGCGTATTGGCAATGTGGGTTACTTCATTGAGCCCACTGTATTTTCGGATGTTAAAGATGACATGAAGATTGCCCAGGAGGAG ATCTTTGGTCCTGTCCAATCCATTTTCAAGTTCAGCACTCTCGATGAGATGATAGATCGTGCCAATAATGTGCAATATGGTCTGGCCGCCGGCATCATAACCAATGACATCAACAAGGCCATGAAATTCGCCAACAGTGTGGACGCTGGTTCCGTTTGGATCAATTGCTATGATGCCGTTTTGCCCCAGACCCCCTTCGGTGGCTACAAACATTCGGGCATTGGTCGCGAATTGGGCAAAGATGGTCTCGACAACTATCTAGAGACGAAAACTATTACCATGAAGCTGGTctaa
- the LOC6646976 gene encoding leucine-rich melanocyte differentiation-associated protein, which translates to MPNKRDNNDDSQLVLVQQNLRSLPEDIIKKYADYVELLDLSCNCLKDISWLAEFEQLQHLVLDNNRMDEAQLRTLKQPLPQLEVLMLNKNEFSDLPTTIQLIRRLFPNLQYLSLHGNPICPDGLELQPFSSYLQYDYAYYSNYIAHSLNKLKFLDHGIVQRTYRYESFPIKQYIPAGRQTMKTSSF; encoded by the exons ATGCCAAATAAACGAGACAATAACGACGATAGTCAG CTGGTTTTGGTGCAACAAAACTTGCGATCTTTGCCTGAAGATATTATTAAGAAATATGCCGATTATGTTGAGCTATTGGATTTGAGTTGCAATTGCTTAAAAGATATATCCTGGCTAGCCGAATTCGAGCAATTGCAGCATTTGGTATTGGATAACAATCGCATGGATGAGGCGCAGCTGAGAACTCTAAAACAGCCACTGCCCCAGCTGGAGGTGCTGATGTTGAACAAAAATGAG TTCAGTGATCTGCCCACAACAATTCAGCTTATACGACGTCTCTTTCCAAATCTACAGTATTTGAGTCTACATGGCAATCCCATTTGCCCCGATGGCCTGGAATTGCAGCCATTTTCCAGCTATTTGCAATACGACTATGCATACTACAG CAATTATATAGCACACTCTTTAAATAAGCTGAAATTTTTGGATCATGGTATCGTACAACGCACTTATCGCTATGAAAGCTTTCCCATCAAGCAATATATTCCAGCTGGCAGACAAACCATGAAAACATCGAGTTTTTGA
- the LOC6646978 gene encoding pyrroline-5-carboxylate reductase 1, mitochondrial has product MSSIGKIGFLGGGNMAKALAKGFISAGLTKPSGIIASVHPADKMSQQSFQALGIETVVENVPVVEQSQVVFVSVKPHVVPTVLKDIKSLSAGKLFLSVAMGVTLSTLESSLSPDSRVIRVMPNTPALVRAGCSVFVRGSQATDSDAEITQRLLEAVGTCEPVDESQLDIVTALSGSGPAYVFVMIEALADGAVRMGMDRQLAYRLASQTVLGSGQMVRECAPTHPGQLKDQVTSPGGSTAAALKHLELAGFRAAVAGAVEAATERCRQISGN; this is encoded by the exons ATGAGTTCTATTGGAAAAATCGGATTTCTCGGTGGCGGCAATATGGCCAAGGCCCTAGCCAAAGGATTTATATCTGCAG GTCTCACAAAGCCAAGCGGAATAATAGCCAGTGTTCATCCAGCCGATAAAATGTCTCAGCAATCCTTTCAGGCGCTGGGCATTGAGACAGTGGTAGAGAATGTTCCGGTTGTCGAGCAATCCCAGGTGGTCTTCGTCTCTGTTAAACCGCATGTTGTGCCCACAGTGCTAAAGGATATTAAATCGCTAAGCGCCGGTAAACTTTTCCTCTCCGTGGCCATGGGAGTAACACTGAGCACCCTCGAGTCTAGTTTATCGCCTGATTCACGTGTGATTCGTGTTATGCCAAATACTCCGGCTCTTGTCCGTGCCGGCTGCTCGGTCTTTGTGCGTGGCTCTCAGGCAACGGATTCAGATGCCGAGATCACCCAACGTTTACTCGAAGCTGTTGGCACCTGTGAGCCCGTCGATGAATCCCAATTGGATATTGTCACAGCTCTCAGTGGTAGTGGACCAGCCTATGTATTCGTTATGATTGAGGCTCTAGCCGATGGGGCCGTTCGTATGGGCATGGATCGTCAGCTGGCTTACCGTCTTGCCTCGCAGACAGTTCTGGGCTCTGGACAAATGGTGCGAGAGTGTGCACCAACCCATCCTGGACAGCTGAAAGATCAAGTAACCAGCCCCGGGGGCTCTACGGCGGCTGCCCTAAAACACCTCGAACTGGCAG GTTTTCGAGCCGCAGTGGCTGGGGCAGTGGAGGCGGCAACAGAGCGCTGCCGACAGATCTCGGGCAATTAA
- the LOC111519147 gene encoding chitin-binding domain protein cbd-1-like: MWRNVVHICLLFCPLQALEWIDESGSTGREGEDEAHSIEGRNHPQICPEETYFDSVHRVCAVTNVITCQKDDLKADPEDCKGYFQCIKGDYVKLQCANGSYFNSTIKTCVVDVQGNCDGTCTESSLTENPDDCAQYYECIGGKFVQIKCPSGSYFNANLDSCVIDENGICSTSSLKKFK, encoded by the exons ATGTGGCGGAATG TTGTTCACATATGTCTGCTTTTCTGTCCGTTGCAAGCTTTGGAATGGATTGATGAATCAGGCAGCACAGGTAGAGAGGGTGAAGATGAAGCCCATTCAATTGAGGGAAGAAATCATCCACAAATTTGTCCCGAAGAAACTTACTTTGATTCCGTTCATAGAGTTTGCGCGGTTACGAATGTAATAACTTGTCAAAAAGATGATCTTAAAGCAGATCCCGAAGATTGTAAAGGCTATTTTCAGTGCATCAAAGGAGATTATGTTAAATTGCAGTGTGCCAATGGCAGCTACTTCAATTCGACCATCAAGACTTGTGTGGTTGATGTTCAGGGCAATTGTGATGGCACTTGCACTGAAAGTTCATTGACAGAGAATCCCGATGACTGTGCACAATATTACGAGTGCATTGGGGGAAAGTTCGTTCAAATTAAGTGCCCAAGTGGCAGTTACTTCAATGCCAACTTGGACAGCTGTGTTATCGATGAGAATGGCATTTGTTCTACTTCGTCATTGAAGAAATTCAAGTAG
- the LOC6646979 gene encoding microtubule-associated protein Jupiter isoform X1, with amino-acid sequence MISNMDMADNKPSSKVLRPPGGGSSDIFGADMPATPRTVKNRMISNIFSADKDGAIKNNVRQGAHRFYFIGETPRRGQKSVDSHSRLFGEPSRPITPGKNHMKSSIPFGQNSEAAAAQKLLTNGNTNSTTNGHYNGKSGSVSSASSSVSSSTENLKINSGSRSVFRNMSTAGADKMNKMDDPDCASLISQGNSGFADPVAQGGDTASIDMPCKSNDVGSLHGDNQSHTESGRYGYSSQSRRTAGTSPLNPYSLDKINSASAAFKEPLGPCSDYIKDPQHVPCIKIHAKDEHRNPITGLGLNGDGVGGLKPKKMKIREGNPVTGEGYKSGGSDSAQTPTMNGANQVINKNRVPPGGYSSGLW; translated from the exons GGTTTTGAGGCCACCAGGCGGCGGCTCAAGCGATATTTTTGGCGCTGATATGCCGGCAACTCCAAGGACTGTTAAGAATCGCATGATTTCAAATATATTCTCAGCCGATAAGGATGGCGCTATTAAAAATAACG TACGACAAGGAGCTCACAGATTCTATTTCAttg GCGAAACACCAAGACGCGGTCAAAAGAGTGTGGACTCGCACTCTCGTCTCTTTGGCGAGCCATCACGTCCAATTACACCTGGCAAGAATCACATGAAGAGCAGCATTCCCTTTGGGCAGAATTCAGAGGCAGCCGCTGCACAAAAATTGCTAACCAATGGCAATACCAACAGCACCACCAATGGTCATTATAATGGCAAGAGCGGTTCAGTATCATCGGCCTCATCGTCGGTATCATCATCGACTGAGAATCTCAAAATTAACAGTGGATCCAGATCAG TCTTCCGCAACATGAGCA CAGCGGGAGCTgataaaatgaataaaatggATGATCCTGATTGCGCAAGCTTGATATCACAAGGAAATAGTGGTTTTGCTGATCCTGTGGCACAAGGCGGCGATACTGCATCCATTGATATGCCATGCAAGAGCAATGATGTCGGTAGTCTCCATGGCGATAATCAGTCCCATACCGAATCTGGCCGTTATGGCTACTCTAGCCAATCACGCCGTACAGCTGGCACCAGTCCCCTTAATCCCTATTCCCTAGATAAGATTAACTCGGCCTCGGCTGCCTTTAAGGAGCCATTGGGTCCATGCTCGGACTATATTAAAGATCCACAGCATGTGCCATGCATTAAGATTCATGCCAAGGATGAGCATCGCAATCCCATTACCGGTCTGGGCCTTAATGGGGATGGTGTTGGCGGTTTGAAGCCAAAGAAGATGAAGATTCGAG AGGGAAATCCCGTTACTGGCGAGGGCTATAAGTCAGGTGGCTCAGACTCGGCTCAGACCCCGACCATGAATGGAGCCAATCAAGTGATCAACAAGAATCGTGTACCACCAGGTGGCTATTCTTCTGGCCTTTGGTAA
- the LOC6646979 gene encoding microtubule-associated protein Jupiter isoform X6, translating into MISNMDMADNKPSSKVLRPPGGGSSDIFGADMPATPRTVKNRMISNIFSADKDGAIKNNGETPRRGQKSVDSHSRLFGEPSRPITPGKNHMKSSIPFGQNSEAAAAQKLLTNGNTNSTTNGHYNGKSGSVSSASSSVSSSTENLKINSGSRSEGNPVTGEGYKSGGSDSAQTPTMNGANQVINKNRVPPGGYSSGLW; encoded by the exons GGTTTTGAGGCCACCAGGCGGCGGCTCAAGCGATATTTTTGGCGCTGATATGCCGGCAACTCCAAGGACTGTTAAGAATCGCATGATTTCAAATATATTCTCAGCCGATAAGGATGGCGCTATTAAAAATAACG GCGAAACACCAAGACGCGGTCAAAAGAGTGTGGACTCGCACTCTCGTCTCTTTGGCGAGCCATCACGTCCAATTACACCTGGCAAGAATCACATGAAGAGCAGCATTCCCTTTGGGCAGAATTCAGAGGCAGCCGCTGCACAAAAATTGCTAACCAATGGCAATACCAACAGCACCACCAATGGTCATTATAATGGCAAGAGCGGTTCAGTATCATCGGCCTCATCGTCGGTATCATCATCGACTGAGAATCTCAAAATTAACAGTGGATCCAGATCAG AGGGAAATCCCGTTACTGGCGAGGGCTATAAGTCAGGTGGCTCAGACTCGGCTCAGACCCCGACCATGAATGGAGCCAATCAAGTGATCAACAAGAATCGTGTACCACCAGGTGGCTATTCTTCTGGCCTTTGGTAA
- the LOC6646979 gene encoding microtubule-associated protein Jupiter isoform X3, whose amino-acid sequence MISNMDMADNKPSSKVLRPPGGGSSDIFGADMPATPRTVKNRMISNIFSADKDGAIKNNVRQGAHRFYFIGETPRRGQKSVDSHSRLFGEPSRPITPGKNHMKSSIPFGQNSEAAAAQKLLTNGNTNSTTNGHYNGKSGSVSSASSSVSSSTENLKINSGSRSVFRNMSKGNPVTGEGYKSGGSDSAQTPTMNGANQVINKNRVPPGGYSSGLW is encoded by the exons GGTTTTGAGGCCACCAGGCGGCGGCTCAAGCGATATTTTTGGCGCTGATATGCCGGCAACTCCAAGGACTGTTAAGAATCGCATGATTTCAAATATATTCTCAGCCGATAAGGATGGCGCTATTAAAAATAACG TACGACAAGGAGCTCACAGATTCTATTTCAttg GCGAAACACCAAGACGCGGTCAAAAGAGTGTGGACTCGCACTCTCGTCTCTTTGGCGAGCCATCACGTCCAATTACACCTGGCAAGAATCACATGAAGAGCAGCATTCCCTTTGGGCAGAATTCAGAGGCAGCCGCTGCACAAAAATTGCTAACCAATGGCAATACCAACAGCACCACCAATGGTCATTATAATGGCAAGAGCGGTTCAGTATCATCGGCCTCATCGTCGGTATCATCATCGACTGAGAATCTCAAAATTAACAGTGGATCCAGATCAG TCTTCCGCAACATGAGCA AGGGAAATCCCGTTACTGGCGAGGGCTATAAGTCAGGTGGCTCAGACTCGGCTCAGACCCCGACCATGAATGGAGCCAATCAAGTGATCAACAAGAATCGTGTACCACCAGGTGGCTATTCTTCTGGCCTTTGGTAA